In the genome of Candidatus Reidiella endopervernicosa, one region contains:
- a CDS encoding class I SAM-dependent methyltransferase, with product MKSDIVCKDQLSKEGLTFEIGDAMNMKYEANSFDVVICSQVYEHVPDAAMLMQEMFRVLKPGGAIYFSAGNRLMFNEPHYNLPLLSVLPRPLAHLYLKMSGRGDHYYEKHFTYWGLKRLVRAFEVIDYTPLILSKPEKYKTEYMVKPGSNKQKIAAFISKYMIWLVPGYIWILKNPDHI from the coding sequence ATGAAAAGCGATATTGTATGCAAAGACCAACTTTCAAAAGAAGGGTTAACATTTGAAATTGGTGACGCAATGAACATGAAGTACGAGGCGAATTCATTTGATGTCGTTATCTGCTCTCAAGTTTACGAACATGTACCCGACGCGGCAATGCTAATGCAAGAGATGTTCAGGGTATTAAAACCTGGTGGAGCAATCTATTTTTCAGCAGGCAACCGATTAATGTTCAACGAACCTCACTACAACCTCCCCTTGCTTTCAGTACTCCCACGACCTTTGGCACATCTCTATTTAAAGATGAGCGGCAGAGGTGACCACTATTATGAAAAACACTTTACCTACTGGGGCCTCAAGAGACTCGTGAGAGCGTTCGAGGTTATTGATTACACACCCTTAATTCTATCCAAACCTGAAAAATACAAAACCGAATATATGGTTAAGCCAGGATCAAACAAGCAGAAAATCGCAGCTTTTATTTCGAAATATATGATTTGGTTAGTCCCTGGCTATATATGGATATTGAAAAACCCTGATCACATTTAA
- a CDS encoding HDOD domain-containing protein: protein MAISSTIRRELDGLGVAYRQIIHPRTMSLEQAAEAADVEQQEMARGVLLKDEQGIVMAVLPVSHVINFHSLKELLGRTLEMSGVNGMSEQFSDCEEGSIPPFGSLFGIETIVDESLAGLSKVYFEPGSHTTLIELGGTDFGNLQKSARFASFSTSSHDLKVRQAKEQGGPIVLPEVEGLTPLAEVKKRIEGLYKLPAMPEMARRILKLRDDPNAGAKELASIVELDPSLAAQVIRYANSPLFGYAGKLDTLQEAIARVLGFEAVLNMALGLSAGGTLRNPPDGPLGLNAFWKHATYCAAACQMLAKMMPKGKRPKLGMAYLTGLLHNFGFLMLGHIFMPEFFLLNKMVAANPETPITVLEKRMIGMGDAQNVLSMGHAEVGAWLMESWEMPEELIVSMREHHNADYTSEYAVYAQLILLANTLLKGHDIGDADSDEISPAILEALGLEEDQVIEAMVEFMENSSNLDDLASQLAA from the coding sequence ATGGCGATTTCGTCGACGATAAGAAGGGAGCTTGACGGACTAGGCGTCGCCTATCGTCAGATAATTCATCCGCGCACCATGAGTCTTGAACAGGCAGCTGAAGCGGCCGATGTTGAGCAGCAGGAGATGGCGCGTGGGGTACTGCTCAAAGATGAGCAGGGTATCGTAATGGCGGTACTGCCGGTCAGCCATGTCATCAACTTCCACTCCCTCAAGGAGCTGCTCGGCCGCACACTCGAGATGAGTGGGGTAAACGGCATGAGTGAACAGTTCTCCGATTGCGAGGAGGGTTCGATCCCGCCCTTTGGCAGTCTGTTTGGTATTGAGACCATTGTCGATGAGTCGCTTGCGGGGCTCAGCAAGGTCTATTTTGAACCGGGTAGCCACACGACCCTGATTGAGCTGGGCGGCACCGATTTTGGCAATTTGCAGAAAAGCGCCCGTTTTGCCAGCTTCTCCACCTCATCGCACGATCTAAAAGTCAGGCAGGCGAAAGAGCAGGGTGGCCCGATCGTGCTGCCCGAGGTTGAGGGGCTTACACCTCTTGCCGAGGTAAAAAAACGGATCGAGGGGCTCTATAAACTGCCTGCGATGCCGGAGATGGCGCGTCGTATTCTCAAGCTGCGTGATGATCCAAATGCGGGTGCCAAGGAGCTGGCCTCGATCGTTGAACTCGATCCCAGTCTCGCCGCGCAGGTGATTCGCTACGCCAACTCGCCGCTGTTCGGTTATGCCGGCAAGCTTGATACCCTGCAGGAGGCGATCGCCAGGGTGCTCGGTTTTGAGGCGGTACTCAATATGGCTCTGGGTCTCTCTGCCGGAGGTACGCTACGCAATCCGCCCGACGGCCCACTCGGACTCAACGCCTTCTGGAAACACGCCACCTACTGTGCCGCCGCCTGTCAGATGCTAGCCAAGATGATGCCCAAGGGTAAGCGGCCAAAACTTGGTATGGCCTACCTCACCGGTCTTTTGCACAACTTCGGTTTCCTGATGCTTGGCCACATCTTCATGCCAGAGTTCTTCCTGCTCAACAAGATGGTCGCCGCGAATCCCGAAACCCCCATCACGGTGCTGGAGAAGCGCATGATCGGTATGGGTGATGCGCAGAATGTACTTAGCATGGGGCACGCTGAGGTGGGTGCCTGGTTGATGGAGAGCTGGGAGATGCCGGAGGAGCTGATCGTCAGTATGCGTGAGCATCATAATGCCGACTACACCAGTGAGTACGCCGTCTACGCACAGCTGATTCTGCTCGCCAATACCCTGCTCAAGGGGCACGACATCGGCGATGCCGATAGTGATGAGATCTCACCTGCGATACTCGAAGCGCTTGGGCTTGAAGAGGATCAGGTAATTGAGGCGATGGTGGAATTCATGGAGAACTCTAGCAACCTGGACGATCTGGCCTCTCAGTTAGCTGCCTGA
- a CDS encoding glycosyltransferase family 2 protein: protein MSTQHNRCSDAPRVTIGLPVYNGEDFLAAALESLLEQSFTDFELIISDNGSDDSTQAICEKFAAEDRRVIYLREQINRGAAWNYNRLVERARGEFFKWAAHDDLCSPGYLEQTVAALDENRDAVLAFSHSIFIDAEGREVGLYYDRLDINHHKPHRRMKRLVRTLHFCNSVFGLIRLSALKKTHLIGTHLSSDKTLLTELALLGHFHQVEDFLFYRRQHEKMSVAANRKASDLRAWFDPAERDVRDYKVKGRLRREQYRVIWRSDLTLTDKLLCSTSTCVDRFYRKWFKRNFHADFQRLLPVE, encoded by the coding sequence ATGTCCACGCAACATAATCGGTGCAGCGATGCACCCAGAGTCACTATCGGTCTGCCGGTCTATAACGGTGAGGACTTTCTTGCCGCTGCGTTGGAGTCATTGCTTGAACAGTCGTTCACCGACTTCGAACTGATTATCTCCGATAACGGCTCCGATGATTCCACTCAGGCGATCTGTGAAAAATTCGCAGCCGAAGATAGACGGGTGATCTACCTGCGTGAGCAGATCAACCGAGGTGCAGCGTGGAACTATAACCGCCTTGTCGAGAGGGCGAGGGGTGAATTCTTCAAATGGGCCGCTCATGATGATCTCTGTTCACCCGGCTACCTTGAGCAGACAGTGGCCGCGCTCGATGAAAATCGAGATGCAGTGCTCGCCTTTTCACACTCGATATTTATCGACGCCGAAGGTCGTGAGGTGGGTCTCTACTACGACCGGCTCGATATTAACCATCACAAACCCCATCGCCGTATGAAGCGGCTGGTGCGTACGCTGCACTTCTGTAATTCCGTATTTGGTCTGATCAGGCTCTCAGCGTTGAAAAAGACCCACCTCATCGGTACTCATCTCTCATCTGACAAAACGCTACTGACCGAGCTGGCGCTGCTGGGACATTTTCATCAGGTTGAGGACTTTCTCTTCTATCGCCGCCAGCATGAGAAGATGTCGGTGGCCGCCAATCGCAAGGCTAGCGACCTGCGAGCATGGTTCGATCCTGCCGAGCGAGATGTAAGGGATTACAAGGTGAAAGGACGACTACGACGCGAGCAGTATCGGGTGATCTGGCGTTCCGATTTGACGTTAACGGACAAGCTGCTCTGTTCTACTTCAACCTGTGTTGATCGATTTTATCGCAAGTGGTTTAAGCGCAACTTTCATGCGGACTTTCAGCGTCTATTGCCAGTTGAATGA
- the adk gene encoding adenylate kinase, with the protein MRIILLGGPGAGKGTQANVIKEKYNIPQISTGDMLRAHVKQGTELGVAAKKIMDEGGLVSDDIIMGMVKARITEDDCKNGYLFDGFPRTIPQAEALKAEGVEVDAVVEIDVPDGEIITRMSGRRVHMASGRTYHVTFNPPKVEGKDDETGEDLIQRDDDQEETVKARLKVYHDQTEPLVAFYSKWAEAGEAGAPKYIKVNGVGKLDEITGAIMDGLASV; encoded by the coding sequence ATGAGAATCATACTGTTGGGCGGGCCGGGTGCCGGTAAGGGTACCCAGGCCAACGTCATTAAAGAGAAGTACAACATTCCACAGATCTCCACCGGCGACATGCTGCGTGCCCACGTCAAGCAGGGTACCGAGCTCGGTGTGGCGGCGAAGAAGATTATGGATGAGGGCGGTCTTGTCTCGGATGACATCATCATGGGCATGGTAAAGGCGCGTATTACTGAAGATGACTGCAAGAACGGATACCTGTTCGACGGTTTCCCACGAACCATCCCTCAGGCCGAGGCGTTGAAGGCTGAGGGTGTTGAGGTTGATGCCGTGGTTGAGATTGATGTGCCTGATGGTGAGATCATCACCCGTATGAGTGGCCGTCGTGTGCACATGGCATCGGGTCGTACCTACCACGTTACCTTTAATCCACCCAAGGTCGAGGGTAAGGATGATGAGACCGGTGAAGATCTGATCCAGCGTGATGACGATCAGGAAGAGACCGTGAAGGCACGTCTCAAGGTCTATCACGACCAGACCGAGCCGCTAGTCGCCTTCTACTCGAAGTGGGCCGAGGCTGGTGAGGCCGGAGCGCCGAAATACATCAAGGTCAACGGTGTTGGAAAGCTCGATGAAATTACCGGTGCCATCATGGATGGGCTGGCAAGCGTATAA
- a CDS encoding class I SAM-dependent methyltransferase has protein sequence MPVCCRSCGEPISSPFLRLGDLPLVDRLVDLDGSYDDEPRFPLELVLCEVCGLVQITETVEPERLFCDDYPYYSSYSSSWLDHAQHYAEAVIAEHKLNAESLVVELASNDGYLLRNFKQAGIPVLGIDPAEGPAAVANKQGIETRVEFFDTALAARMAEQGQSADLIVANNVLAHVADLNGFVAGMATLLKPTGVITIEVPYLDDLVQKCAFDTIYHEHFCYFSVTALNNLFTRHGLSLNRVDRLRSHGGSLRLYVEHMVQPDASVDGLLEREVQIGITRPDYFKSFTEQVSVKTSELKQLLKRLRGEGKKIAAYGAAAKGVIMLEVAGIGSELIDYVVDRNPNKQGKGMPGSHIPIYAPEHMDVQPVDCLLILPWNLRDEIVAQLDDFSASGGAFIVALPTLELFE, from the coding sequence GTGCCGGTCTGTTGTCGCTCATGCGGTGAGCCAATCTCGTCGCCGTTCCTGCGTCTGGGTGATCTACCGCTGGTCGATCGTCTGGTTGATCTGGACGGTTCGTACGATGATGAGCCGCGCTTCCCGCTGGAACTCGTCCTGTGTGAAGTGTGTGGCTTGGTACAGATCACTGAGACGGTCGAGCCTGAACGGCTCTTCTGCGACGACTATCCGTACTACTCCTCCTACTCCAGCTCCTGGCTCGATCACGCCCAGCACTATGCCGAGGCGGTGATCGCGGAACATAAACTCAATGCAGAGAGCCTGGTGGTGGAGCTGGCGAGTAACGACGGTTACTTACTGCGTAATTTCAAACAGGCGGGAATTCCGGTGCTCGGTATCGATCCTGCTGAGGGTCCGGCTGCGGTTGCCAATAAGCAGGGTATCGAGACGCGGGTCGAGTTTTTCGATACAGCACTCGCAGCCCGTATGGCTGAGCAGGGGCAGAGCGCCGACCTGATCGTGGCCAATAATGTGTTGGCCCATGTGGCCGACCTGAACGGCTTTGTTGCCGGAATGGCTACGCTATTAAAACCGACGGGAGTGATCACCATCGAGGTCCCCTATCTCGATGATCTGGTGCAGAAGTGCGCCTTCGATACGATCTACCACGAGCACTTCTGTTACTTTTCGGTCACGGCGCTCAACAATCTTTTTACCCGACATGGGCTCTCACTCAACCGCGTGGACCGGCTGCGCTCACATGGCGGATCGTTGAGGCTTTACGTAGAACATATGGTTCAGCCCGATGCCTCGGTGGATGGGTTGCTTGAGCGTGAGGTGCAGATCGGTATAACACGCCCCGACTACTTTAAGAGTTTTACCGAACAGGTTTCGGTAAAAACTTCTGAACTGAAACAGCTTCTCAAGAGGCTGCGGGGTGAGGGTAAAAAGATTGCGGCCTACGGTGCGGCGGCCAAGGGCGTCATCATGCTGGAGGTTGCGGGTATCGGCAGTGAGTTGATCGACTATGTGGTCGATCGCAATCCCAATAAACAGGGCAAGGGAATGCCTGGTAGTCACATCCCGATCTATGCCCCTGAGCATATGGATGTGCAACCGGTCGATTGCCTGCTGATTCTGCCGTGGAATCTCAGAGATGAGATCGTCGCGCAGCTGGATGATTTCAGCGCGTCTGGTGGAGCATTTATCGTGGCGTTGCCAACGCTGGAGCTGTTCGAGTGA
- a CDS encoding DUF2938 family protein, which yields MIHVIIAITIGLLATALLDVFSILMAKYFGTPKTEWRFIGRWFLLMRKGQFTHGHISKSEQVQGELAFGWFMHYLIGVSWSLIYFFLTYVVRDASPTLLSASLFGVVTLVVPYLILQPALGHGFFAQKHPRPVAMPILSFLSHLTFGQAMYLFYLLSGLLALKG from the coding sequence ATGATCCATGTCATCATTGCAATAACCATTGGTCTATTAGCGACGGCGCTTTTGGATGTTTTTAGCATCCTCATGGCAAAGTATTTTGGTACGCCAAAGACTGAATGGCGTTTTATTGGTAGGTGGTTTTTGTTGATGAGAAAAGGCCAGTTTACCCATGGTCACATATCGAAGTCAGAGCAGGTGCAGGGTGAATTGGCATTTGGCTGGTTTATGCATTATTTGATTGGAGTCTCCTGGTCGCTGATATATTTTTTCTTAACGTATGTGGTGAGAGATGCCTCGCCCACGCTCTTGTCTGCGTCGCTGTTTGGTGTCGTAACTCTCGTTGTGCCCTATCTAATATTGCAGCCCGCATTGGGTCACGGGTTTTTTGCTCAAAAACACCCAAGACCCGTTGCAATGCCAATTTTAAGTTTTTTGTCTCATTTGACCTTTGGTCAGGCGATGTATCTCTTTTATCTGCTTTCTGGTCTGCTTGCGCTAAAGGGCTGA
- a CDS encoding NAD-dependent epimerase/dehydratase family protein: MKVLITGHNGYIGTLLTPMLQQAGHELFGIDSYLFEPCWFGPETADIPSLRLDIRDIELHHLNGYDAVIHLAGLSNDPLGDLNPECTYAINHRASVRVAQLAKQAGVSRFIHASTCSLYGAAGNEFLDEGAAFNPVTPYGEAKLLVEQDLMPMADDDFSPVYLRSGTAYGSSPKLRGDLVINNLLGYAITTGEILLKSDGTPWRPLVHVEDIALAFKAALEAPREAIHNQAFNVGLTEENFRVSELAEIIAAEIPSSKIRIDDGAGPDRRNYRVNCDKIAEMLPGFKPKWRAETGIADLARDYVQHQTSLKEFLSSRYLRIKHVKELQDSGELNSDLFWAQAVKRAV; encoded by the coding sequence ATGAAAGTTTTGATTACTGGCCATAACGGTTATATAGGCACTCTGCTTACGCCAATGCTGCAGCAGGCAGGACACGAGCTTTTCGGTATCGATAGCTATCTCTTTGAGCCCTGTTGGTTTGGTCCTGAAACAGCCGATATCCCCTCGTTGCGGCTCGATATTCGTGACATTGAGCTACACCATCTCAATGGATATGACGCAGTGATACATCTCGCCGGGCTCTCCAATGATCCGCTCGGCGATCTCAATCCCGAATGCACCTACGCGATTAACCATCGCGCTTCGGTACGTGTCGCTCAGCTCGCCAAACAGGCGGGTGTCAGCCGCTTTATCCACGCCTCCACCTGCAGTCTCTATGGTGCGGCAGGTAATGAGTTCCTCGACGAAGGCGCGGCATTTAATCCCGTTACACCCTACGGTGAGGCGAAGCTGCTGGTGGAGCAGGATCTGATGCCGATGGCGGATGATGATTTCAGCCCGGTCTATCTACGCAGTGGAACCGCCTACGGCAGCTCACCCAAGTTGCGTGGTGATCTGGTAATTAACAACCTGCTTGGTTACGCCATCACCACCGGTGAGATTCTGCTCAAGAGTGACGGCACACCCTGGCGACCGTTGGTTCACGTCGAGGATATTGCGTTGGCGTTCAAGGCAGCACTTGAGGCACCACGCGAGGCGATTCATAACCAGGCCTTCAATGTCGGTCTTACCGAAGAGAACTTCCGTGTGAGTGAGTTGGCAGAGATCATCGCCGCCGAGATTCCCAGTAGCAAGATTCGTATCGATGACGGGGCTGGCCCCGACAGGCGCAACTACCGCGTCAACTGCGACAAGATTGCTGAGATGCTGCCCGGCTTCAAGCCGAAGTGGCGTGCCGAGACCGGCATCGCCGATCTGGCACGAGACTACGTGCAGCATCAGACATCCCTCAAAGAGTTTCTCAGTAGTCGTTACCTGCGTATCAAACATGTGAAGGAGCTGCAGGATTCGGGTGAACTGAACAGCGATCTCTTCTGGGCTCAGGCTGTCAAAAGGGCGGTCTAG
- a CDS encoding DUF2201 family putative metallopeptidase, with product MADSVETKLSAARTRLILDKPFLGALVMRLPMVEANPDWCATTATDARSFYFNRSYIEDLSVSQTQFVLAHEALHCALSHFSRRQYRVKHRWDLACDFAVNPLLLRDDLIPPPNAIVIEEYDDMTAEEIYPLIDDKDDSELLDQHLYDGDNEGEEQNNSQGSQGGSGSEKELDDNEPGGSKGAKAPPPLSVEEQQQLEVQWRQRMASAAQQALQAGKLSGAMARMVDHMLQPQLPWRMLLARYMTATARDDYSYSRPSRREGDAIFPSLRSAEIEVVVVLDTSGSVNDREISEFLSEVNSIKAQTRANITLHACDAALSPKGPWSFQPWEECALPEELEGGGGSDFRPIFEWLDREGRSPNLLVYFTDALGDFPEIEPNLPVIWLVKGKARVPWGQRVQLNR from the coding sequence GTGGCCGATTCTGTCGAGACCAAACTGAGCGCGGCCCGCACGCGCCTGATTCTCGACAAACCGTTTCTCGGTGCGCTGGTGATGCGTTTGCCGATGGTCGAGGCCAATCCCGACTGGTGTGCGACGACTGCCACCGATGCACGTAGCTTCTACTTCAATCGCAGCTATATCGAAGATCTCTCGGTCTCACAGACTCAGTTTGTGCTCGCTCATGAGGCGCTGCACTGCGCATTGTCACACTTCTCTCGCCGACAATACCGGGTCAAACACCGCTGGGATCTCGCATGTGATTTCGCTGTCAATCCGTTACTGCTTCGCGATGATCTGATTCCTCCGCCTAACGCCATCGTTATCGAAGAGTATGACGATATGACGGCCGAGGAGATCTACCCCCTTATCGACGATAAGGATGATTCCGAACTACTCGATCAGCACCTCTATGATGGTGACAATGAGGGCGAGGAGCAGAACAACAGCCAGGGTAGTCAGGGTGGTAGTGGCTCTGAGAAGGAGCTCGATGATAACGAACCCGGCGGTTCCAAAGGGGCCAAGGCGCCACCACCACTCTCGGTCGAGGAGCAGCAGCAGCTTGAGGTGCAGTGGCGTCAGCGAATGGCGAGTGCCGCCCAGCAGGCGCTACAGGCGGGCAAGCTGAGTGGGGCGATGGCGCGCATGGTCGATCACATGCTGCAGCCACAGCTGCCGTGGCGCATGCTGCTGGCGCGTTACATGACCGCCACCGCTCGTGATGACTACAGCTATTCTCGCCCCTCGCGGCGTGAGGGCGATGCGATCTTCCCGTCGCTGCGTAGTGCCGAGATTGAGGTGGTGGTGGTGCTCGATACCAGCGGTTCAGTGAATGATCGAGAGATCAGTGAATTTCTCTCCGAGGTGAACTCCATCAAGGCGCAGACCCGCGCCAACATTACCCTACACGCCTGTGATGCCGCGCTCTCACCCAAGGGGCCCTGGTCCTTTCAGCCGTGGGAGGAGTGCGCCCTGCCTGAGGAGCTGGAGGGCGGTGGCGGATCCGATTTCCGTCCCATTTTCGAGTGGCTCGATCGTGAGGGGCGGAGCCCCAATCTGCTGGTCTACTTCACCGATGCGCTGGGCGATTTCCCTGAGATTGAACCCAATCTGCCGGTAATCTGGCTGGTGAAGGGTAAGGCCAGGGTGCCCTGGGGGCAGCGCGTACAGCTCAACCGCTGA
- a CDS encoding class I SAM-dependent methyltransferase, whose amino-acid sequence MTATECSCACCGAENLTGFYRVDGVPVHSVLLMASREEALAYPQQDIELAICKSCGFIQNIHFDPSYHEYSERYEETQGYSAHFRSFLNEFVDELIERHQLHNRTVVEIGCGKGEFLSLLCRQGNNRGIGIDASYVPGRIAEHADLDLTFIQGFFEEHTDVIAVAEVIICRHTLEHIARPAEFMHKLREAIPEGSRPLIIFDLPDTTRVLEERAFWDVYYEHCAYFTPTSLAALFRQEGLAPQTLYRRYGEQMLVVEAYPDETGDKQTFSLERPVAELVTLSDEFSQSVERTVDGWSQRVQRANQAGQRVVLWGSGSKAVSFISALGNGCRIDAVVDINPHRQGSYMAGSGYEISAPASLAALQPDLVIVMNPVYEQEIAAELKQLGVKTELVSL is encoded by the coding sequence GTGACAGCCACTGAATGCTCCTGTGCCTGCTGCGGTGCCGAAAACCTTACTGGTTTCTATCGGGTCGATGGGGTGCCGGTCCACAGCGTATTGTTGATGGCTTCCAGAGAAGAGGCGCTTGCCTATCCGCAACAGGATATTGAGCTGGCGATCTGCAAAAGTTGTGGCTTTATTCAAAACATCCATTTTGATCCGAGTTACCACGAATACTCCGAACGTTATGAGGAGACGCAGGGCTACTCGGCCCACTTTCGTAGCTTCCTGAATGAGTTTGTGGATGAGTTGATTGAGCGCCATCAGCTGCACAACAGAACCGTCGTTGAGATCGGCTGTGGCAAGGGTGAATTTTTAAGCCTGCTTTGTCGGCAGGGAAACAACCGTGGTATCGGTATTGATGCCAGCTATGTACCGGGACGGATTGCAGAACATGCCGATCTCGATCTCACCTTTATCCAGGGATTCTTTGAAGAACATACCGATGTGATCGCCGTGGCCGAGGTAATTATCTGTCGTCACACCCTGGAGCATATCGCCCGGCCCGCCGAGTTTATGCACAAGCTGCGTGAGGCGATTCCCGAGGGAAGCAGACCGCTGATTATCTTCGATTTGCCCGATACCACGCGGGTACTCGAAGAGCGTGCTTTCTGGGATGTCTACTATGAGCATTGCGCCTACTTCACGCCGACTTCTCTGGCGGCGCTATTCAGGCAGGAGGGCTTGGCACCGCAGACACTCTACCGACGTTACGGTGAACAGATGTTGGTGGTTGAGGCCTATCCGGATGAGACGGGTGACAAACAGACGTTCTCGTTGGAGCGACCAGTCGCTGAACTGGTTACGCTAAGTGATGAATTTTCCCAAAGCGTGGAGAGAACTGTGGATGGGTGGTCTCAGCGTGTACAGAGGGCCAATCAGGCTGGGCAGCGGGTGGTGCTTTGGGGTTCCGGTTCCAAGGCGGTCTCCTTTATCAGTGCGCTTGGCAATGGGTGTCGTATCGATGCGGTGGTTGATATCAACCCTCATCGGCAAGGCTCCTACATGGCGGGTTCGGGTTATGAAATTAGTGCGCCCGCATCGTTAGCGGCCTTGCAACCCGATCTGGTGATTGTGATGAATCCTGTTTATGAACAGGAGATTGCAGCTGAGCTAAAGCAGCTGGGTGTTAAGACTGAACTGGTGAGTCTCTAA
- the rfbF gene encoding glucose-1-phosphate cytidylyltransferase, whose product MKVAILAGGKGTRLSEETTIRPKPMVEIGGEPILHHIMRYYAAHGFSEFVIATGYLGEQIVDHFCSRGEVVDGPAGAVRVVGCDDEAWIIDLVDTGTETNTGGRIKRLAPYLSDATFMLTWGDGLADVDLAALTAFHRQHGGHATVTAVHPPARFGRLSLDQERVTAFAEKTVDPDEWINGAFFVLEPAVFGYIEGDSTLWEGAPLEELSRDGQLLAYRHEGFWQCMDTLHEKEMLNKIWSRGDAPWLVKGNH is encoded by the coding sequence ATGAAGGTCGCAATCCTTGCGGGAGGGAAGGGAACTCGTTTGAGTGAAGAGACGACGATCCGGCCCAAGCCGATGGTAGAGATTGGGGGTGAACCGATTCTGCACCACATCATGCGTTACTACGCCGCCCATGGTTTTTCTGAATTTGTTATCGCGACGGGCTATCTGGGCGAACAGATTGTCGACCACTTCTGTTCCAGGGGTGAGGTTGTTGATGGACCGGCCGGCGCTGTACGGGTGGTAGGTTGCGATGATGAAGCGTGGATCATCGATCTGGTTGATACCGGCACTGAGACCAATACTGGTGGGCGTATTAAACGCCTGGCACCCTATCTGAGTGACGCAACCTTTATGCTCACCTGGGGTGATGGTCTGGCTGATGTCGATCTCGCTGCGCTGACGGCCTTCCATCGTCAACATGGTGGCCACGCCACGGTGACCGCCGTGCATCCTCCGGCGAGATTTGGCAGACTGTCGCTCGATCAGGAGAGGGTCACCGCCTTTGCGGAGAAAACGGTTGATCCTGACGAGTGGATCAATGGCGCTTTCTTTGTGCTGGAGCCTGCTGTGTTTGGCTATATCGAAGGTGATTCAACCCTCTGGGAGGGGGCGCCGCTTGAAGAGCTGAGCCGTGACGGTCAGCTGCTGGCCTATCGTCACGAGGGTTTTTGGCAGTGCATGGATACGCTCCACGAAAAAGAGATGTTGAATAAGATATGGAGCCGCGGCGATGCACCGTGGCTCGTGAAAGGAAATCATTAG
- a CDS encoding class I SAM-dependent methyltransferase: MLPEPFFRLSQLPLFCNVHYADADSARAAARGDIELVLCPECQLITNRAFDSMRLEYSDSYENALHFSPVFRDYASSLAADLIERFELQGKRIVELGAGDGHFLGLLCADGINRGVGFDPALRISGETPPWLELHVGEHNARQQGGEADLIVARHLLEHLQAPLPYVKYLLNESMLKNDGALYLEVPDGRYMLEQFAFWDVIYEHVLYFSDVSLGRLLRRAEAGEYRISRAFGDQFLYAEVDREGGLSVSEPSGDLQLLAERFAAEWNSQLSVLEQRIAVLSSESRKIAIWGAGSKGVTFSNLVNDQGAIKAFIDINERKQHSYAAGSGVPIMPPEYIKQHDIDTILIMNANYQHEIKAMVRDLGGSAECITIK; this comes from the coding sequence GTGCTACCAGAGCCTTTCTTTCGGCTCAGTCAGTTACCACTCTTCTGTAATGTGCACTACGCCGATGCCGACTCTGCCCGCGCTGCGGCACGGGGCGATATTGAACTGGTGCTCTGTCCTGAGTGTCAGCTGATTACCAACCGGGCATTCGATTCAATGCGACTCGAATATAGTGATAGCTATGAAAATGCACTCCACTTCTCTCCGGTGTTTCGTGACTACGCATCATCGCTTGCGGCAGATTTGATCGAGCGTTTTGAACTGCAGGGTAAACGGATTGTTGAGTTGGGCGCGGGTGATGGCCATTTCCTCGGACTGCTCTGTGCAGACGGAATCAATCGCGGGGTCGGTTTCGATCCGGCCCTTCGTATCAGTGGTGAGACACCGCCCTGGTTAGAGCTTCACGTGGGTGAACATAATGCGCGGCAGCAGGGTGGTGAGGCCGATCTGATTGTTGCAAGACATCTGCTAGAGCATCTTCAAGCACCACTTCCCTATGTTAAATATCTACTCAATGAGTCGATGCTAAAAAATGATGGCGCACTCTACCTAGAGGTTCCAGATGGTCGTTACATGCTGGAACAGTTCGCCTTCTGGGATGTAATCTATGAGCATGTGCTCTACTTCTCCGATGTATCGCTTGGCAGGCTATTACGACGTGCCGAGGCTGGTGAGTACCGAATAAGTCGCGCCTTTGGTGATCAGTTCCTCTACGCGGAGGTCGATCGAGAGGGAGGGTTGTCAGTCAGTGAACCAAGCGGTGATCTGCAGCTGTTGGCTGAACGATTCGCTGCCGAGTGGAACAGTCAACTCTCCGTACTTGAGCAACGCATTGCAGTGTTGAGTAGTGAAAGTCGTAAGATTGCCATCTGGGGTGCAGGCTCTAAGGGTGTGACCTTCTCAAACCTCGTTAACGATCAGGGCGCTATTAAGGCCTTTATCGATATTAATGAGCGCAAACAGCACAGCTACGCAGCGGGCAGCGGCGTGCCGATAATGCCGCCTGAGTATATAAAACAGCACGATATTGATACGATTCTGATTATGAATGCCAACTACCAGCATGAGATTAAGGCGATGGTTCGCGATCTCGGTGGTTCGGCGGAATGCATAACAATTAAATAG